Proteins found in one Anopheles aquasalis chromosome 3, idAnoAquaMG_Q_19, whole genome shotgun sequence genomic segment:
- the LOC126578923 gene encoding uncharacterized protein LOC126578923 isoform X2, whose product MSMQALNTQTPQRRSSLLERYQPKTGSQDPMSASLDPPAPPSITKSTSQRSLQHSSLLQRYQPKPLGSAGAGGSSVGVPPNAQPPNRSSSQRSLDQSKLLRRYYHQPHSLDENQPPEAGGQEGARLTAANTDPQRYSSQRSLENSKLLQRYNPTVNNSQEFTGLSVRESTPVARFNRGTSLEPDRIQRSSLLSKYTPRFGKSLDRNQALEAAKGYGGGYGSEQHLPHGPAAQQERPVQSLASSRNEIADYGADHFDYYRDIRSRSSSLSRGGLAGRKGAPSARGSQRRLSGVEPMEPVTPETLPVVSAVTEPVLGNIASALPLPMVSVIPPTPAPVQQQQQQQQQHDVSRSPFDGKTLSVTSSQVGQSAAPVVQPTPPVKPIRKDLQTGGKATETLAAAAAAAPAGGATANIVSIALPTITTVLAAPSVKQSVSSEPPKEPSPPLFSTRDRMDHYGSASNPDPVRSASNQNLHHPQRPTTTMTNTLQLPGISDMSSRRSMTDLRHLPPATTNSTLGTDNLDELTEFTDRAELKKLAAQRHQHPVKHGLANAFEQLAAFTIPQAMDGDETEERIEALPPDRKLKRRDFTYHPTFVPKQNATPSAATLTVPGSSSVDPSLDSRRSTASTVSKQAENEEKRRQAAEEKRKREEERRQRDADKRAHDEQERQRKEEEKRRKEDEKRARDEEDRARKEDERRQKEEEKRLKEDEKRRERDEKKRLKDEKKKTAAAAKASAKATGSSSTVATDPAKPDTAEEEMIDLASHLDHYSVAVTMQTQQLQQQRSTSLGRPRSGGTPYGSQGVLGTSSRGLSNSYQSLDRGGAAGAGSASVNRSQSKLLQRYGPRAGSQEAISTGLSGAGAGTGTGTGTDTGSARELHRSQGSLDFRRSNRPSLLDKYTPRPLSASQQQQQPMVGADPRTTRSTSQRSLDSGRVERSSLLQRYKPTGDAPRRDPYEHRDHEYEPIGEPVPGSRLQPAAAAAAADGQHRKLSNSSFLRVPAGDEGDTVSMEELQKSIEDRFFNQPPADAEAAGTSVPTTEGVEGATTAATDEPKASKMKAAMAKAQSSGKQAMAKAQESGKQAMAKAQEGGKTLQKKLMQQTDRFKTKMSNIKLKKDGKDSSPAPLASPEVVTTPELEKLDFTLAVPKDEEEQQHPDAEIQSATPESPEAAAEEEHEGATTDAGKSGGKFAKLKNIHMPKLQKPDFKRPDFSKISKPKMPKLRGPDMSKFKRPEMPKFLTEKPDFGKMSEKIKLSRSKSMKEPSPSAATSAASPSDVSALGPVDDAPGRPSTKINYTDFSTYPRLFDKFKRQKSAPSGQASVRAGTPPPLEFTKAAKTTRAQGPNVVSRWTSEKSSEDAGGSNRFLQYTGSELDERETSVERRMRQELERAEFEGPELLAVTEEQKQLEEYDKENREIHLLSAARHDEFMKRKPPMERQESDLASEEEKQFWASALGQKIRQNIDMNSNDLDLLDEEERLLVAKENDEIDQEVREQAQYLLELSRQRAEKEHERRSSTPYTNQECQSSGSSSVRRRKGVLEEIDDDEFFLRQKGISKDNIQMGEYISSAIKEGLSHPKNALADMDRYDYYDEDTDGLRRYYQPSFESDDVSNRQDFTDSYRTFPPDRPNRKGKSKGAQAAGTTGYDEENDLDRIETEEQDDELAYYDRQRRTKYGSEQPELLQSVAARYMDDEFEDDGSLRRGEMLAGSVVPPTPPSRRRKKRFRDVTPSDVDSFANGAATTGAIVGKSISNNFIAGSLPTQNVTVNRAEVPLAREESFGTIPEPAPRRSRSRSQLGSKILLADEDMDRVSRGAESLIGGIIDAAPGARGSYPYEVSENNGYATVRKEAPPRPPAPIRRRKSTRSLDAAPPVRQFNTLPSSYNHSVSPVRPQRNYSTINPNRPPRRKSVTSLTGSQQQLKPTTQRSRDDGGQYEDVLEGPVPPQRPPPPVIQRDVANKMKDRPLPPPPRPTRKPRRPDGTDRHDLDGGAERVVSVDVEEIDTSTQTDPVSEDFGLDAEIAAVTEQAAAASSRVNDAEQLEGALHRFRDGNVKALSDRPKSSRSGSRPETPASILIERKVSTPSLAHESVVEASLTVQPLEEFDDDQYIAELVKKYVSEEARKPEPRRTVDERRLRKSTSSLGREEEIRPVETLGTSLRTPTIRSTSRTSVDGRLSAATPEPLRNVEISPTVIEEIVERLRTTEQHHIDELHKLHQEQLEDLRKQHEEQKRLQEQRLEEQQRQLLEQQSQQLHETQQLKEQILQQQEHQKLLLAQQQNQQQQLLVAQQQQQLLMEQQEKERELQREKERELLREREQELERARERERELHLARELELQRAREVEQQRARDLEQQRIREMEVQRAREQEHQRLRELEIQRAIEAEQGRQRELELQQRAAQAAAAAQSVAKETATAAPTNETPSDAPLQPTVEEQPAAEGSVDVVDGPTIATTTELSAAATGAASAPPVRPPLPPLPPYAFHPDYLAYGIPPAAASQYLLRPSSLPSEEDGMTPLAPQRRRRHLRSKRESTSEDDQLHQQQREQQQRRHRHSTRSPEPSIPSLGGQLVRACGSSLRQTGDDLMAMLRASSKDENKRDLHIAIIILIVIVAGLMALGMSGEKAVHHHHWDYFSPPGHGGA is encoded by the exons ATGTCGATGCAAGCACTGAACACGCAGACGCCCCAGCGGCGATCATCGCTGCTGGAGCGCtaccaaccgaaaaccggtTCCCAGGATCCGATGTCGGCGTCACTGGACCCGCCCGCACCACCCAGCATCACCAAATCGACGAGCCAGAGAAGTCTACAACACTCGTCGCTCCTACAACGCTACCAACCGAAACCACTCGGAAGTGCTGGCGCCGGTGGTAGCAGTGTTGGAGTCCCCCCCAACGcccaaccaccaaaccgttCTTCCAGCCAGCGCAGtctggatcaatcgaagctcCTGCGGCGGTACTACCATCAGCCGCATTCACTCGACGAGAACCAACCACCGGAAGCAGGTGGACAGGAAGGCGCAAGGCTCACCGCGGCCAATACCGATCCGCAACGGTACAGCAGCCAAAGGAGTCTGGAAAACTCGAAGCTCCTGCAGCGCTACAACCCTACGGTGAACAATTCGCAGGAATTTACTGGCCTTTCGGTGCGCGAGAGTACACCGGTGGCCAGATTTAACCGTGGTACCAGCCTTGAACCCGACCGTATCCAACGCTCTTCACTGCTGTCCAAGTACACGCCACGGTTCGGTAAGTCACTCGATCGAAACCAGGCACTGGAAGCGGCCAAGGGCTACGGAGGAGGGTACGGTAGCGAACAGCATCTACCCCATGGACCGGCAGCCCAGCAAGAGCGGCCGGTACAAAGTTTGGCCTCATCACGCAACGAGATCGCGGATTATGGAGCGGATCACTTCGATTACTATCGAGACATCCGAAGCCGATCGTCGAGCCTTTCGCGCGGTGGTCTGGCCGGAAGGAAGGGCGCACCATCGGCTCGTGGTTCACAGAGGAGGCTCTCGGGCGTGGAACCGATGGAACCGGTCACTCCGGAAACGTTGCCCGTGGTGAGCGCTGTAACGGAACCGGTACTGGGTAACATTGCGTCCGCCCTTCCTTTGCCGATGGTTAGCGTAATTCCAccgacaccagcaccggtgcagcagcagcagcagcagcagcagcagcacgatgtcAGCAGATCCCCATTCGATGGTAAGACCCTTTCGGTGACTTCGAGTCAAGTTGGCCAGAGTGCGGCACCGGTCGTTCAACCGACACCACCGGTGAAGCCAATCCGTAAGGATCTGCAAACGGGAGGGAAAGCAACAGAaactctagcagcagcagcagcagcagcaccagccggagGAGCGACAGCAAACATCGTGAGTATAGCCCTTCCCACCATTACCACGGTACTCGCCGCACCATCCGTCAAGCAATCCGTATCATCCGAGCCACCGAAAGAACCCTCACCGCCATTGTTCAGCACCAGAGACCGCATGGATCATTACGGAAGCGCTTCGAACCCGGACCCGGTTCGATCGGCGTCCAATCAAAACCTTCATCATCCacaacgaccaacgacgacgatgacgaataCGCTGCAGCTGCCCGGTATCAGTGATATGAGCAGCCGGCGTAGCATGACCGACTTGAGACACTTGCCACCAGCGACCACCAACAGTACGCTCGGCACCGACAATCTGGACGAGTTGACCGAGTTTACGGATCGAGCGGAACTGAAAAAGTTGGCCGCCCAACGGCACCAGCATCCAGTGAAGCACGGACTAGCGAACGCGTTCGAGCAACTGGCTGCCTTTACGATCCCTCAGGCGATGGATGGTGATGAGACGGAGGAACGGATCGAAGCTTTACCACCCGATCGGAAGCTCAAACGCCGCGACTTTACCTACCATCCAACGTTCGTACCGAAACAGAATGCCACGCCATCCGCAGCGACACTGACCGTTCCTGGCAGTTCCTCGGTAGATCCTTCACTCGACAGCCGTCGCAGTACGGCCAGCACCGTGAGCAAGCAGGCggagaacgaagaaaaacgtcGCCAAGCGGCGGAAGAGAAGCGCAAACGTGAAGAGGAACGGCGTCAGCGCGATGCGGACAAACGGGCCCACGACGAACAGGAACGGCAGcgcaaggaggaggaaaagcgaCGCAAAGAGGACGAGAAACGTGCCCGGGATGAGGAGGATCGCGCGCGAAAAGAAGACGAACGGCgacagaaagaagaagagaagcgtTTAAAAGAGGACGAAAAGCGCCGGGAACGCGATGAAAAGAAGCGACTAAAGgatgagaagaaaaagacgGCTGCAGCGGCGAAGGCATCAGCTAAGGCCACGGGATCATCgtccacggtggccaccgatccCGCCAAACCGGACACCGCCGAAGAGGAAATGATAGACTTGGCGAGCCATCTCGATCACTACAGTGTTGCGGTGACCATGCAGActcagcagctgcagcagcaacgcagtaCCTCACTGGGACGTCCTCGATCCGGTGGAACTCCTTACGGCAGTCAGGGTGTCCTCGGTACGTCCTCTCGGGGTCTCTCTAATAGCTACCAAAGCTTGGACCGTGGaggtgccgctggtgctggttccgcTTCCGTCAACAGAAGTCAATCGAAGCTTCTCCAACGGTATGGTCCTAGGGCGGGCTCACAGGAAGCCATCAGCACGGGATTatctggtgctggcgctggcactggcactggcactggcactgacaCTGGTTCTGCCCGGGAGCTGCATAGGAGTCAGGGAAGTTTGGACTTCCGTCGATCGAACAGACCGTCACTGTTGGATAAATACACACCGCGGCCATTGAGTGcgtcgcagcaacagcagcagccgatggtTGGTGCCGATCCGCGAACTACTCGATCTACCAGCCAGCGTAGCCTGGACAGTGGTCGCGTGGAGCGATCGTCGCTGTTGCAGCGCTACAAACCCACTGGGGATGCTCCGAGGCGCGATCCGTACGAGCATCG TGATCACGAGTACGAGCCCATCGGAGAGCCGGTCCCCGGTTCGCGAttacagccagcagcagcagcagcagcagcggatggACAGCACCGTAAGCTTTCCAACTCTTCGTTCCTGCGCGTTCCGGCCGGAGATGAAGGTGATACGGTCAGCATGGAGGAGCTGCAGAAGTCGATCGAAGATCGTTTCTTTAATCAACCACCGGCGGATGCCGAAGCTGCCGGTACCTCGGTGCCTACTACCGAGGGCGTTGAGGGAGCTACAACCGCAGCAACCGATGAGCCGAAAGCGAGCAAAATGAAGGCTGCGATGGCGAAGGCCCAGAGCAGCGGTAAACAGGCGATGGCCAAGGCCCAGGAGAGCGGTAAGCAAGCCATGGCCAAAGCACAGGAGGGCGGAAAGACGTTGCAAAAGAAGTTGATGCAGCAAACGGATCGCTTCAAGACGAAAATGTCAAACATTAAGCTCAAGAAGGACGGCAAGGACAGCTCTCCTGCTCCGCTCGCTAGCCCCGAGGTGGTAACGACGCCTGAGCTAGAGAAACTTGACTTTACTCTGGCCGTACCGAAGGATgaggaggaacagcagcatcctgaTGCCGAGATTCAATCGGCTACTCCGGAGAGCCCTGAAGCTGCTGCCGAAGAGGAACACGAAGGCGCAACCACTGATGCTGGCAAATCGGGCGGCAAGTTCGCGAAACTCAAGAACATCCACATGCCCAAGCTACAGAAACCGGACTTTAAGCGTCCCGATTTCAGCAAAATCTCCAAACCCAAGATGCCCAAACTGCGCGGTCCGGATATGTCCAAGTTTAAGCGCCCGGAGATGCCCAAATTCCTCACCGAGAAACCGGACTTCGGTAAAATGTCCGAAAAGATCAAACTTTCGCGCAGTAAATCGATGAAGGAACCGTCACCATCCGCCGCGACCAGTGCGGCCTCACCGTCGGACGTTTCGGCCCTTGGACCGGTTGATGATGCACCCGGACGCCCATCCACGAAGATCAACTATACCGATTTCAGCACGTACCCACGGTTGTTCGATAAGTTTAAGCGCCAAAAATCGGCCCCCAGCGGACAGGCTAGTGTGCGCGccggtacaccaccaccactggagtTCACCAAGGCGGCCAAGACGACACGGGCCCAAGGACCGAACGTGGTGTCACGCTGGACATCCGAAAAATCATCGGAAGATGCCGGTGGTAGCAATCGGTTCCTGCAGTACACCGGAAGCGAACTGGACGAACGGGAAACGTCAGTCGAGCGTCGTATGCGCCAGGAGTTGGAGCGAGCGGAATTCGAGGGCCCTGAGCTGTTGGCCGTCACCGAGGAAcagaagcagctggaagagTACGATAAAGAGAACCGGGAGATCCACCTACTATCCGCCGCACGGCACGATGAGTTTATGAAGCGCAAACCACCGATGGAACGCCAGGAGTCAGATCTGGCCTCGGAAGAGGAGAAACAGTTCTGGGCCAGTGCGCTCGGCCAGAAGATACGCCAGAACATCGACATGAACAGTAACGATTTGGATTTGCTCGATGAAGAGgaacggctgctggtggccaaggAGAATGACGAGATTGACCAGGAGGTACGCGAGCAGGCTCAGTATCTGCTCGAGCTGAGCCGGCAGCGGGCGGAGAAGGAGCACGAACGACGCTCGTCCACACCGTACACCAACCAGGAGTGCCAATCGTCGGGTAGCTCGAGTGTGCGGCGCCGCAAGGGCGTACTGGAGgagatcgatgacgatgagttcTTCCTGCGCCAGAAGGGCATCTCGAAGGACAACATCCAGATGGGCGAGTACATTAGCTCGGCCATCAAGGAGGGTTTAAGTCACCCGAAGAATGCGCTGGCCGATATGGATCGGTACGATTACTACGATGAGGATACGGATGGGCTGCGGCGTTACTATCAACCGAGTTTCGAGTCGGACGATGTGTCCAATCGGCAGGACTTTACCGATAGCTACCGTACGTTCCCACCGGATCGTCCGAATCGCAAGGGGAAGAGCAAGGGGGCACAGGCGGCAGGCACCACCGGGTACGATGAGGAGAATGATCTGGATCGTATCGAGACGGAAGAGCAGGACGATGAGCTGGCTTACTATGATCGACAGCGGCGCACAAAGTATGGTAGCGAGCAACCGGAACTGCTGCAATCCGTGGCCGCCCGTTACATGGACGACGAGTTCGAGGACGATGGTAGCTTGCGACGTGGTGAAATGttggccggttcggttgtaccaccgacaccaccgtcCAGGCGCCGCAAGAAGCGCTTCCGTGATGTGACGCCCTCGGACGTAGACTCATTCGCGAAcggtgccgccaccaccggcgccaTCGTCGGGAAGTCCATCTCCAATAACTTCATCGCCGGATCACTCCCCACG CAGAATGTCACCGTTAACCGTGCGGAGGTACCGCTGGCTCGGGAGGAAAGCTTCGGCACCATaccggaaccggcaccgaGACGTTCCCGTTCACGATCGCAGCTCGGTTCCAAGATACTGCTGGCCGACGAGGACATGGATCGGGTGTCGCGTGGTGCTGAGTCACTGATCGGTGGCATCATCGATGCTGCACCAGGTGCCAGAGGATCGTATCCGTATGAAGTTTCCGAAAACAACGG CTATGCCACCGTACGCAAGGAAGCTCCTCCgaggccaccggcaccgataaGGCGCCGCAAGTCAACCCGGTCACTcgatgcagcaccaccagtgcgGCAGTTCAATACGCTGCCCAGCAGCTACAACCACTCGGTGTCCCCTGTGCGGCCACAGCGTAACTACAGCACCATCAATCCGAACCGTCCACCACGCAGGAAGTCCGTCACCAGCCTCACcggcagtcagcagcagct GAAACCGACCACCCAGCGAAGccgggatgatggtggccagtaTGAGGATGTGCTGGAAGGACCGGTACCACCAcagcgcccaccaccaccagtgatACAGCGCGATGTAGCGAATAAGATGAAGGATcgtccactaccaccaccgccacgtccAACGCGCAAACCACGACGCCCCGATGGTACGGATCGTCACGatctcgatggtggtgccgagcGTGTGGTCTCGGTTGATGTCGAAGAAATCGATACGTCCACCCAGACCGATCCAGTTTCGGAAGATTTCGGACTGGACGCGGAGATAGCGGCCGTAACGGAGCAAGCGGCGGCTGCATCAAGCCGTGTCAACGATGCGGAACAACTCGAGGGAGCCCTTCACCGGTTCCGGGACGGTAACGTGAAGGCACTGTCCGATCGGCCCAAATCTTCCCGCTCCGGCAGTCGACCGGAAACGCCGGCTTCGATTTTGATCGAACGCAAAGTATCAACCCCATCGTTGGCCCACGAATCCGTCGTCGAGGCATCGCTGACGGTCCAACCGCTCGAAGAGTTCGACGACGATCAGTACATAGCGGAGCTGGTGAAGAAGTACGTCTCGGAGGAGGCACGCAAACCGGAACCAAGGCGAACGGTAGACGAGCGACGCCTGCGCAAAAGTACGAGCAGCCTCGGGCGTGAGGAAGAGATCCGTCCGGTGGAGACGCTCGGTACTTCTCTCCGCACTCCGACAATCCGTTCGACGAGCCGCACCTCCGTCGATGGTCGTCTGTCGGCCGCCACACCCGAGCCACTGCGCAACGTCGAGATTTCACCCACGGTTATCGAGGAGATTGTGGAGCGATTGCGTACGaccgagcagcaccacatcgACGAACTGCACAAGCTACACCAGGAGCAGCTCGAGGATCTGCGCAAACAGCACGAGGAACAGAAACGACTGCAGGAGCAACGGCTAGAGGAACAGCAGCGTCAGCTACTAGAACAGCAAAGCCAACAGCTACACGAAACACAGCAGCTCAAGGAACAGATCCTCCAGCAGCAAGAACACCAAAAGCTGCTTCTGGCTCAACAAcagaaccaacagcaacagctactggtcgcacaacagcaacagcaactcctAATGGAGCAGCAAGAGAAGGAGCGTGAGTTGCAGCGCGAAAAGGAACGTGAGCTGTTGCGAGAGCGTGAGCAAGAGCTAGAGCGTGCCCGGGAGCGTGAACGGGAGCTACACCTGGCCCGTGAGCTGGAGTTGCAGCGTGCCCGCGAAGTGGAACAACAGCGAGCCCGCGATCTCGAGCAGCAAAGGATACGCGAGATGGAAgtgcagcgagcgcgcgaacAGGAACACCAACGGTTGCGCGAACTCGAGATCCAGCGGGCGATCGAAGCGGAACAGGGCCGTCAGCGAGagctggaactgcagcagaGGGCTgctcaggcagcagcagcagctcagtcCGTTGCCAAGGAAACGGCAACTGCTGCACCAACGAATGAAACGCCAAGCGATGCCCCGCTGCAGCCAACGGTGGAAGAACAGCCAGCTGCAGAGGGTTCAGTTGATGTGGTAGATGGCCCAACGATCGCTACCACGACTGagctatcagcagcagcaacgggagcagcatcagcaccaccagttcgaccaccactaccaccactgccaccttACGCTTTCCATCCCGATTACCTAGCCTACGGTATTCCTCCGGCGGCCGCCTCGCAATATCTGCTGCGACCGAGCAGTCTCCCATCGGAAGAGGACGGTATGACCCCACTGGCCCCGCagcgccgccgtcgccatcttCGCTCGAAGCGTGAATCCACCTCCGAGGATGATCAgctgcatcagcaacagcgtgaacagcaacaacggcgcCATCGACACAGTACTCGTTCGCCCGAACCTTCGATCCCATCGCTCGGTGGCCAGCTGGTACGGGCTTGTGGTAGCTCGTTGCGTCAAACCGGGGACGATTTGATGGCGATGCTGCGGGCCAGCAGCAAGGATGAGAACAAGCGCGATCTgcacatcgccatcatcatcctcatagTGATCGTGGCCGGTCTGATGGCGCTCGGAATGAGCGGGGAGAAGGcggttcaccatcatcactggGATTACTTTAGTCCACCGGGCCATGGTGGTGCTTAG